The following coding sequences are from one Triticum aestivum cultivar Chinese Spring chromosome 5A, IWGSC CS RefSeq v2.1, whole genome shotgun sequence window:
- the LOC123108487 gene encoding uncharacterized protein: MRVAGGHALGEEAVAVVTPLHIAGAMLSAPASAGILRAACVRSHPPQTNTLDLRVAVDLALGRLTMTRNGGDAAPSNAFVATLKRAQAQPYRRPGRTGGKAELEKLVVSVLDDPSVYRVVLRAAGFSSSQVDASSEQSSGVGWDVAASSPNPFHGMIRAGRVQTSLLDGSECQASKAMSGAGRPDIFGGTVLGETTASIIPPWLRRYKDTNCCGACPQADAACRRLKFTELSATNHRILCDALELRVPRHGSIVAGTSSTVLRCRSGVTRRRLSSSLSTWLLFIGRDGGGKMAVARELARLVFDSYAEFTTLHVQGDPDIPARSGMLTHKRPRSPDNGNGGDLGARLFEAFTENPHRLILIDDVDRLDRDSEMRIRNAVADGGMVRGCNGDVVGLEDAIVVLSASDVLDSRYVASSSSPRVKRRFSGQNREEGDATEMEVRCRRRHGWDLNVCAVDEEEEEEEDSLADDGGIMNVVDGVFLFN, encoded by the exons ATGCGGGTCGCCGGTGGGCACGCGCTGGGGGAGGAGGCAGTCGCCGTG GTCACCCCGCTTCACATCGCTGGCGCAATGCTCTCGGCCCCGGCATCGGCAGGCATCCTCCGCGCCGCCTGCGTCAGGTCCCACCCGCCGCAGACAAACACGCTCGACCTCAGAGTGGCCGTGGACCTCGCGCTCGGCCGTCTCACCATGACCCGCAACGGTGGCGACGCAGCGCCGTCCAATGCGTTCGTTGCCACGCTGAAGCGGGCGCAGGCGCAGCCATACCGGCGCCCGGGCAGGACCGGGGGAAAGGCCGAGCTCGAGAAGCTCGTCGTCTCCGTCCTCGACGACCCCAGCGTCTACCGCGTCGTCTTGCGCGCGGCCGGCTTCTCGAGCTCCCAGGTCGATGCTTCGTCGGAGCAATCAAGTGGGGTAGGTTGGGACGTCGCCGCTAGTTCACCAAATCCGTTTCACGGCATGATTAGGGCTGGACGAGTACAAACATCTCTCCTGGATGGAAG CGAGTGTCAAGCTAGCAAAGCAATGTCAGGAGCAGGGCGACCGGACATCTTTGGTGGCACCGTCCTAGGAGAAACGACGGCGAGCATTATTCCTCCGTGGCTCCGTCGCTACAAAGATACAAACTGCTGCGGCGCCTGTCCTCAAGCAGAC GCTGCTTGCCGCCGGCTGAAGTTCACGGAGCTCAGCGCGACAAATCACAGGATCCTCTGTGATGCGCTCGAGCTGCGCGTTCCGCGACACGGAAGCATCGTCGCCGGCACATCGAGCACGGTACTCCGGTGCCGATCGGGCGTGACGAGGAGGAGGCTGTCTAGCTCGTTGTCGACCTGGCTGCTCTTCATAGGAAGGGACGGTGGCGGCAAGATGGCGGTTGCTCGGGAGCTCGCGAGGCTTGTGTTTGACTCCTACGCTGAGTTCACCACACTGCATGTGCAGGGTGACCCCGACATTCCCGCACGCAGCGGCATGCTAACCCACAAGAGGCCGAGATCACCGGACAACGGCAATGGTGGCGACCTCGGGGCGAGGCTGTTCGAAGCGTTCACGGAGAACCCTCACCGCCTTATATTGATCGACGACGTTGACAGACTGGATCGTGATTCGGAGATGCGCATCAGAAACGCCGTCGCGGATGGAGGAATGGTGAGGGGATGCAACGGCGACGTGGTCGGCCTGGAGGATGCCATCGTAGTGCTGAGCGCCTCTGACGTGTTGGACTCGAGGTACGTAGCTTCATCTTCCTCCCCACGGGTAAAGCGACGCTTTAGTGGACAGAACCGTGAGGAAGGTGACGCCACGGAGATGGAAGTGAGATGTCGTCGTCGTCATGGTTGGGATTTGAACGTTTGTGCAgtggatgaggaagaggaggaggaggaggacagttTAGCAGATGACGGGGGGATCATGAATGTCGTGGATGGTGTTTTCCTATTCAATTAG